Genomic window (Candidatus Saccharibacteria bacterium oral taxon 488):
GACTATCATCACACCACGAACACCTCACGAGAAGGTTAAAGTATTTCTCGGCGGACTCGCAACTGACTTTTGCGTCAAAGCGACTGCTCTGAATATTGCCAACCACTTCCGAGACGATGCGCGAGTTTCCATCCATCTACTGCGAGAGGCTATCCGTGCCGTCGGACTCACACCAACTGACGAAGAAGAGGCCTTAGCCGCCATGAAAGAGGCCCGCGTCCTGGCGGTTTCAACCGACGAAGCTAAGATGATAATCAAAAGGAGTGTTCAATGAACCGTGAACCTAAATTATCACAGGGACTAGATTATTATAAAGCGACCATGGGGCAGCTGGAGTATGACAAGCATCCTGACGCCGAGGTCACCTTCACCTTGAAGAATCGCGCCTCTACCCTGCTATCAGAATTTGTAAGCGCAGAAGAATTACGCGACCGGCTCAGTAACGTAGCAAACGGTTGGCAACCTGATGAGATCGCCTATCTCGCCAGCCTACAAAATCAAGACGGCACAGCACAATTCACGCCAGAATACCTTGACTTTTTACATGACAATCCCCTACCGCCTGTTGACATTGGTTATGATGAGCGCGGTGATTTAGCGGTTAGTACTACAGGCAAATGGCCACTGGTTACATTTTGGGAAACAGTGGTCATGAGCGAGCTGAACGAATTATATTTCCAGAATAAACTTGCCCATGAAGGTAGTTCGCTAAAAGAACTATATGCCGAAGGAGATCGGCGCTTAAGCGAGAAAATTGATATGTTAAAAAATCGCCCAGACATCAAGTTCTCGGACTTCGGCACGCGACGACGGTTTAGCTACGACTGGCAAAAGCATGTCATTGAGCGCGTCGCACGTGAACTGCCTGATAATTTCGTTGGCACTTCAAATATTTATTTGGCACATGAGCTTGGCTTGCAGCC
Coding sequences:
- the pncB gene encoding nicotinate phosphoribosyltransferase, translated to MNREPKLSQGLDYYKATMGQLEYDKHPDAEVTFTLKNRASTLLSEFVSAEELRDRLSNVANGWQPDEIAYLASLQNQDGTAQFTPEYLDFLHDNPLPPVDIGYDERGDLAVSTTGKWPLVTFWETVVMSELNELYFQNKLAHEGSSLKELYAEGDRRLSEKIDMLKNRPDIKFSDFGTRRRFSYDWQKHVIERVARELPDNFVGTSNIYLAHELGLQPIGTFAHELPMVYAALADKAGDNPLDGHYQVLQDWRQLYGEGLSTALTDTFTTEFFFADFTPEQMTSWQALRHDSGDPMQFGDTVIAFYEQHGIDPHEKTIVFSDGLDIETIIKLADYFKDRIKVTFGWGTTLTNDLGVKANNFVMKATAVDGVPTVKLSDVEGKHTGPDDKIEEYKTYVKTAIGHQALRQSVAA